The Rana temporaria chromosome 4, aRanTem1.1, whole genome shotgun sequence genome contains a region encoding:
- the LOC120935643 gene encoding tigger transposable element-derived protein 1-like: MAKSTISTILKNKAAIKGADVAKGVTMLTKQRTQVLEEVEKLLFVWLNEKQLAGDSVSEAMICEKARKLHSDLLQRSPSTSAACDEFKASRGWFEKFCRRSGIHSVIRHGEDSSSDKAAAEAYKLDFAEFMKTEGYVPQQVFNCDETGLFWKKMPNRTYITQEEKALPGHKPMKDRLTLLLCANASADLKIKPLLVYHSQTPRAFREQNVNKARLPVMWRANAKAWVTRQLFMEWLHKVFAPTVRKYPERCLFLMDNAPEHPPALVDDMDAEYDFIKVKFLPPNTTPLLQPMDQQVICNFKKLYTKALFTRCFNVSEETSLTLKDFWKKHFNVAHCINLIDKAWEEVTPRTLNSAWRKLWPECVAEREHDFEGPDAEVVEEIVSMGKSMGLDVDGADVEELVEEHREELTTEELSELHSEQQKALLEEHSTEEEEEREEVSSDAIKSIMQKWNECHDFFEKHHPNITVVNRVLNLMNDNVVSHLRRVMQRRKRQVTLDRFFSKTEPAARRQRREETPEGDPPDVLMEGDSPSKQ; this comes from the coding sequence ATGGCAAAGTCAACAATCTCGACTATTCTGAAAAACAAAGCCGCCATCAAAGGAGCTGATGTTGCAAAAGGAGTAACAATGTTAACCAAGCAGAGGACACAAGTGCTGGAAGAGGTGGAAAAACTTTTGTTTGTGTGGTTGAATGAGAAACAGCTGGCAGGTGATAGCGTTAGTGAAGCTATGATCTGTGAGAAAGCCAGGAAATTGCACAGTGATTTACTGCAAAGAAGTCCCTCTACAAGTGCAGCATGTGACGAATTTAAAGCCAGTAGGGGGTGGTTTGAAAAATTCTGCAGGAGAAGTGGCATCCACAGTGTGATTAGACATGGTGAGGATTCCAGTTCTGACAAGGCCGCAGCAGAAGCCTACAAGTTAGACTTTGCGGAATTCATGAAGACAGAAGGATACGTCCCTCAACAAGTGTTCAACTGTGATGAAACAGGgctcttctggaaaaaaatgccgAACAGAACCTATATCACACAGGAGGAAAAGGCACTACCAGGGCACAAGCCCATGAAGGACAGATTGACCCTTTTGCTGTGTGCCAACGCAAGCGCCGATCTGAAAATTAAACCACTACTGGTGTACCATTCTCAGACCCCTCGTGCATTTAGAGAACAAAATGTGAACAAGGCCAGACTGCCCGTCATGTGGAGAGCCAATGCCAAAGCTTGGGTCACAAGGCAATTGTTTATGGAATGGCTGCACAAGGTGTTTGCACCCACGGTCAGAAAATATCCTGAAAGGTGCCTTTTTCTGATGGACAATGCCCCGGAACACCCTCCAGCCTTGGTGGATGATATGGATGCTGAGTATGACTTCATCAAGGTAAAGTTCCTCCCCCCCAACACAACACCACTTCTGCAGCCCATGGACCAGCAAGTCATCTGCAACTTCAAGAAGCTGTACACAAAGGCGCTCTTCACTAGGTGTTTTAATGTCAGTGAagagacgtccttgactttgaaagacttctggaagaaACATTTTAATGTTGCCCACTGCATTAACCTCATTGACAAAGCCTGGGAAGAGGTCACTCCCCGAACCCTAAATTCAGCCTGGAGGAAACTGTGGCCAGAATGTGTCGCTGAACGTGAACATGACTTTGAAGGGCCTGATGCAGAGGTAGTGGAGGAAATTGTGTCCATGGGCAAGAGTATGGGTCTGGACGTTGATGGTGCTGATGTGGAAGAGCTTGTTGAGGAACATAGGGAAGAGCTGACCACGGAAGAACTTTCTGAACTCCACAGTGAGCAGCAGAAGGCACTTCTTGAGGAGCATTCcactgaggaagaggaagaaagggaggaggttAGCAGTGATGCCATAAAATCCATTATGCAAAAATGGAATGAGTGCCATGATTTTTTTGAAAAGCACCACCCCAACATAACTGTCGTGAACAGAGTGTTAAATCTCATGAATGATAATGTGGTCTCTCATCTCCGGAGGGTTATGCAGCGCAGGAAGAGACAAGTGACATTGGACAGATTTTTTAGCAAAACTGAGCCTGCAGCTAGGAGACAAAGGAGAGAGGAAACCCCTGAAGGAGATCCCCCTGATGTCCTTATggagggggactctccctccaaacaataa